DNA from Arthrobacter sp. FW305-BF8:
TGCAGGCAGCACCGCCCCCGGGACGCCGGCGGACCGTGCGATAAAGCGGCGGCGGGTGCTGGACATTCTCGAGGCCGCGGAACGCGACTCGCTCCTCCTCACCAGCAACACCGCCCTCACGTGGTACCTGGACGGCAGCCGGATGCACATCAGCCTGGCGGGCGACCCGATCGCGGCGCTCCTCGTGGACCGGACCGGCGACCGCCTCATCACCTTCAACAATGAGGCGGAACGGCTCGCCGCCGAAGAGCTGCCACCCGGCGTCGAACTTCACACGGTTCCCTGGCACGGACAGCTCGCGGACGCCGCCGGTGCACTGGCCGGACCCGGAGAGCCGCTGGCAGAGAATGCCGTGGCCGCGGAATTGCGGGCAGCCCGGCAGCCCATGCTGCCCGGCGAGAGTGCCCGCTACGCGCAGCTGTGCGCGGATGCCGCAGGCGCCATGACCGACGTCCTGTCCCGGGCAAGGCCGAACACTACCGAGTTCGAGGTCGCCTCCGCGCTTGCCGCGCAGATCGTCGCGGCGGGCGCGGAGCCCCTGGTCCTGCTCTGCAACGGCAGCTCGCGCAGCGCGTTCCGGCACCCGCTGGCCACCCACTCGCCCCTGGGCCGCCGCGCCATGGCCGTGGTCTGCGCCCGGCGGCACGGCCTGGTGGCCAACGTGACCAGGTGGGTGAGGTTCGACGCCGGCACCCCCGACGAGCTGGACGCCGAGAAACGCATCGCGGCGGTTGAGGCGGACATCTTCGCTGCCACGGTTCCGGGCGCCCGGCTCGGCGGCATCTTCGCCGAGATCCAGGCCGCCTACGCCCGGCACGGCTTCGGCACCGACCAGTGGATGCTGCACCACCAGGGCGGACCCGCCGGCTACTCAGGCCGCGATCCGCGCGCCACCGCCGCCACGGACGACGTTGTGGTGCCCAACCAGGCCTTCACCTGGAATCCGTCCGGCCCGGGCGTCAAGATCGAGGACACGGTCCAGCTGACGGCAGCGGGAACCCGCGTCCTGACGCTCGACCCGCGGTGGCCGGCGTCGGACATCAACGGACTCCCCCGCCCGCTGACGCTCCAGCTGTAGCCCGGGCCTACCCAAGTAGGTAGCAGCACAGGGCGTTCCCAGACCTGGGAACGCCCTGTGCTGCTACCTACTTGGGGTGCGCGTACCCACTTGGGCTGACCGCGGGACCTACGAGAGCCGGAACGCCGGGTCAGCCGGCAGGTCGAAGCTGCGGTCCCGCGGCTCGGGCAGGAGCGCCGCGGTGAAGCTGAACCCCAGTCCCGGGAGGCCCGTGCCGTAAAGGCGGCTGTTCCGGATCCGGACCGGCGACTGGCCGGCCAGAATGCCCAGCTGTTCGAAGGAGGCGTCCTCCACGTCCTCCACGCTTACGGACTCGGCGAGGGTCAGGGCCAGCTGGCCGGACAGCTCGGGCAGCAGGTGCGGTGCCACCCGGATGCTGTTGGCCCGGGCCAGCTCGACGATGCGCCGGAAGGGCGTAATACCGCCCACGCGGATGATGTTGGGCTGGATGATGTCGACGGCCTCGGCCTCGATGAAGTCCCGGAAGCGGTAGATGGTGTGGACGTTCTCGCCCAGGGCGATGGGCACCGGCGACTGCTTCCGCAGGCGGCGGTAGGCCGAGAGGTCGTCGGCGCGCAGTGGTTCCTCCAGCCAGTCCAGGCCGAACTGGCCCAGTACGTCCAGGGCACGGAGGGCGGCGGGCAGGTCCCAGCGCTGGTTCGCGTCGATCATGAGCCGGCGGTCCGGGCCAAGCACCGAGCGGACGGCTGCCACGCGTTCGGCGTCCTCGGCCAGGTCCGGTTTGCCCACCTTGATCTTCACGGCCTGGTGGCCGGCGGCCACCCACCGTTCGGTCTGCGCCACGAGTTCCTCAAGCGAGTAATGCAGGTTGACGCCCGAGCCGTAGACCTCCACCGATTCCTGCCGCTGGCCCAGCAGCCCGGCCACTGGCACACCCGCGGTGCTCGCCGCCAGATCCCAGAGGGC
Protein-coding regions in this window:
- a CDS encoding M24 family metallopeptidase, with the protein product MNAGQVGQALAARPDWESPAGSTAPGTPADRAIKRRRVLDILEAAERDSLLLTSNTALTWYLDGSRMHISLAGDPIAALLVDRTGDRLITFNNEAERLAAEELPPGVELHTVPWHGQLADAAGALAGPGEPLAENAVAAELRAARQPMLPGESARYAQLCADAAGAMTDVLSRARPNTTEFEVASALAAQIVAAGAEPLVLLCNGSSRSAFRHPLATHSPLGRRAMAVVCARRHGLVANVTRWVRFDAGTPDELDAEKRIAAVEADIFAATVPGARLGGIFAEIQAAYARHGFGTDQWMLHHQGGPAGYSGRDPRATAATDDVVVPNQAFTWNPSGPGVKIEDTVQLTAAGTRVLTLDPRWPASDINGLPRPLTLQL
- a CDS encoding mandelate racemase/muconate lactonizing enzyme family protein; translation: MAAKITGLHTRLITVPLRRSWGADAPENHIIATSLFTDDGGAGHGFSWTPTIGPQAVKALLDHDIAPFITGLDANPEVVWDPLWKRLHEAGGGGLTTIAMAGVDLALWDLAASTAGVPVAGLLGQRQESVEVYGSGVNLHYSLEELVAQTERWVAAGHQAVKIKVGKPDLAEDAERVAAVRSVLGPDRRLMIDANQRWDLPAALRALDVLGQFGLDWLEEPLRADDLSAYRRLRKQSPVPIALGENVHTIYRFRDFIEAEAVDIIQPNIIRVGGITPFRRIVELARANSIRVAPHLLPELSGQLALTLAESVSVEDVEDASFEQLGILAGQSPVRIRNSRLYGTGLPGLGFSFTAALLPEPRDRSFDLPADPAFRLS